The Coffea eugenioides isolate CCC68of chromosome 8, Ceug_1.0, whole genome shotgun sequence genome has a segment encoding these proteins:
- the LOC113780790 gene encoding probable LRR receptor-like serine/threonine-protein kinase At3g47570, with the protein MGNLYQLENLQLPYNGLNGSIPRGIFNLSAFRNIALSSNLLSGNLPRDLGYRLPKLFAIHLDGNNLGGVIPVSISNCSKLTYLELQVNRFTGSIPDALGDLRLLRFLALYGNNLTSSPTSMELSFITSLTKCKNLVYLDLGPNPLNGLLPASIGNLSASLEMLVLETSEIKGTIPSQTGNLTNLLLLDLQSNHLTGGIPTALKNLQNLQGLAVGDNNLNDTLDNLCNLHSLTSVDLTTNKFSRFLPQCFGNMTSLRDLQLGNNFLVSAIPNSFWNLKDLLQLNLSSNSLNGSLPLEAGNLKAITSIDISANQFSGDIPSTTGGLQNLLILNLSQNQFQGSIPESFGNMLSLQGLYLSHNNLSGFIPNSLEALRDLKELDVSYNHLSGEIPSGGHFANFTAESFLFNDALCGDSRFHVPPCPRTNSIHRSRTKKVLLYVFAPLGIVSVVVAALAIVFRRYWKNYRDSKGTNMVLVPTQERVSYYDLLRATDGYSESNLLGIGSFGSVYKGILNDGRSIAVKVFNLELEGVLKSFDVECEVLKNLRHRNLVRVISGCSNQDFRALVLEYMCNGSLEKWLYSDNDFLDTLQRLNIMIDVASAVQYLHEEYSTPVIHCDLKPGNVLLDEDMVAHVSDFGVAKMLEKEESFAWTKTLATIGYIAPEYGSEGLISAKCDVYSYGIMLMEVFSRRKPNDEMFVGNLNLKSWINDSLPNSILQVIDAKLLKHEDENFTEKLECFSSIMELALKSVRESPTDRLSMKAVLETLKKIKLKFLQVM; encoded by the exons ATGGGTAACCTTTACCAACTCGAGAATCTTCAGTTACCTTATAATGGCTTGAATGGCTCCATTCCCCGTGGCATCTTCAACCTCTCAGCATTTCGGAACATTGCACTTTCATCTAATCTTCTATCAGGAAATCTTCCGCGGGATCTAGGATACAGACTGCCCAAGTTATTTGCCATACATCTTGATGGGAATAACCTTGGTGGAGTTATACCAGTGTCCATTTCAAATTGTTCCAAATTAACATATCTAGAACTTCAAGTCAACCGATTCACTGGTTCCATTCCTGACGCCCTCGGGGACCTTAGACTTCTGCGATTTCTAGCTCTTTATGGCAACAATTTAACAAGTAGTCCTACATCTATGGAGCTGAGCTTCATCACTTCATTGACAAAATGCAAAAACTTGGTTTATTTAGACCTGGGCCCAAACCCGTTAAATGGGCTTCTTCCAGCTTCCATTGGGAATCTCTCTGCTTCTTTAGAGATGTTGGTATTAGAAACTAGTGAAATCAAGGGCACCATACCAAGTCAAACCGGCAACTTGACCAATTTGCTATTGCTTGATCTACAATCGAATCACTTGACCGGAGGTATTCCAACAGCATTAAAAAATCTACAAAATCTGCAAGGTTTGGCTGTGGGAGATAATAATCTTAACGACACCTTAGATAACCTTTGCAATTTGCATAGCTTGACTTCAGTAGATCTGACCACAAACAAGTTTTCTAGGTTTTTACCACAATGCTTTGGTAATATGACTTCTCTGCGGGATCTTCAACTAGGAAACAACTTTTTAGTCTCTGCCATACCTAATAGTTTTTGGAACCTCAAAGATCTCTTGCAGTTGAACTTATCCTCAAACTCCCTTAATGGTTCCTTGCCTCTTGAAGCTGGAAATCTGAAGGCTATTACATCTATAGACATATCAGCGAATCAATTCTCTGGTGACATTCCTAGCACAACAGGTGGTTTGCAAAACCTGTTGATTTTAAATTTATCCCAAAACCAATTTCAGGGATCTATCCCAGAGTCATTTGGCAATATGCTCAGCTTGCAAGGACTTTACTTATCGCATAACAATCTTTCTGGCTTCATACCCAATTCATTGGAGGCACTTCGGGACCTCAAAGAGCTTGACGTTTCTTATAACCATTTAAGTGGTGAAATTCCTTCTGGTGGTCACTTTGCGAACTTTACCGCTGAATCTTTTCTGTTCAACGATGCATTGTGCGGAGATTCCAGGTTTCATGTGCCGCCTTGCCCAAGAACTAATTCAATTCACAGGTCAAGAACCAAAAAGGTGCTTCTATATGTATTTGCTCCTCTGGGAATCGTTTCTGTGGTTGTCGCAGCCTTAGCAATTGTCTTCAGAAGATATTGGAAGAATTATCGGGATTCTAAAGGAACAAACATGGTATTAGTGCCAACGCAAGAAAGAGTTTCGTACTATGATCTTCTTCGAGCAACTGATGGATACAGTGAAAGCAATTTGCTTGGCATTGGGAGTTTTGGATCTGTTTACAAGGGGATTCTCAATGATGGAAGGTCTATTGCTGTAAAGGTTTTCAATTTGGAACTGGAAGGAGTGCTCAAGAGCTTTGATGTAGAGTGTGAAGTCCTGAAGAACCTTCGCCATCGAAATCTTGTGAGGGTCATCAGCGGTTGTTCGAACCAGGATTTTAGGGCGTTGGTGCTTGAATACATGTGCAATGGAAGCCTTGAGAAATGGCTGTATTCTGACAACGATTTCTTAGATACTCTACAGAGATTGAATATAATGATAGATGTGGCAAGTGCAGTGCAATATCTCCACGAAGAATATTCGACGCCTGTGATTCACTGTGATTTGAAGCCCGGTAATGTCTTACTTGATGAAGATATGGTTGCCCACGTCAGCGACTTTGGTGTCGCAAAAATGCTGGAAAAGGAGGAAAGCTTTGCATGGACCAAGACCTTAGCTACAATTGGCTACATTGCTCCAG AGTATGGATCTGAGGGTTTGATATCAGCAAAATGCGATGTTTATAGCTATGGAATCATGCTGATGGAAGTTTTTTCAAGAAGAAAGCCTAACGATGAAATGTTTGTGGGAAATTTGAACTTGAAGAGTTGGATAAATGATTCTCTGCCTAATTCGATTCTTCAAGTTATTGATGCTAAGTTGTTGAAGCATGAGGATGAAAATTTCACTGAGAAGTTGGAGTGTTTTTCATCCATCATGGAATTGGCCTTAAAAAGTGTTCGTGAATCTCCAACTGACAGACTCAGTATGAAAGCTGTTCTTGAAACACTGAAGAAGATCAAACTCAAATTCTTGCAAGTAATGTAG